One window of Penaeus chinensis breed Huanghai No. 1 chromosome 34, ASM1920278v2, whole genome shotgun sequence genomic DNA carries:
- the LOC125043958 gene encoding insulin-like growth factor-binding protein complex acid labile subunit, with protein sequence MQYTDSVFTLPWASSRDRKGAAFTSPITDTNEISARCGRDDSNKLILRTVDKQVPPKTCPSRKIHRPRLTTCGFLDQENLRWPDSGSWPSVAYGLRSVTLLLVVSLMSPVGAFCPRGCTCDDVGLRVQCIHADLDVIPILFHPGTLELNLSYNRIKTILEGLIFYGELQYLDLSHNEVVSVGSQNFASQRVLNTLVIGNNKLSKIQSRAFLGLSNLTHLDLSDNYIESIENNAFGALVNLKTLDLSNNRIKNLTVNTFMKLHGLRSLNLCKNELREISSVVFEPLRELQDLDLCSNQLMTIQDFAFMSLKSLVNLKLSSNKLHFLHEKALSGLDSLKILNLRDNDIPAVPSDVLAATRGMEQLDLGINPITSLPFRPFRHLASLRKLYISRCENLSAIDTGAFIGLAKLTTLVLSFNPQLTTLDRDIFKPLRGLRHLTLRGNGLKGFDRSLVSQNALQSLDLRDNSFECNCSLKWLQEASSNKTLSLKIEEILCAGPEPLKGRRLSELSEYDLECYDNVVVMASCAAAFMTLLLLFVAFGVLYYKNCRKMKAMVHDNWPEKIVATWKDPEYEKQVEDEEYTFHSLRGIQHIPVTVI encoded by the coding sequence ATGCAATACACGGACTCTGTCTTCACTCTTCCTTGGGCCAGTTCAAGAGATCGGAAGGGGGCTGCTTTCACGTCCCCGATAACGGACACGAACGAAATATCGGCGAGATGCGGGAGAGACGATAGCAATAAACTAATCTTAAGAACCGTTGACAAGCAAGTCCCTCCGAAGACTTGCCCATCAAGAAAAATCCACCGACCAAGGCTGACGACCTGCGGTTTCCTCGACCAGGAGAACCTCCGATGGCCGGACTCGGGCAGCTGGCCGTCCGTGGCGTACGGCCTGCGCTCGGTGACGCTGCTGCTCGTGGTGAGCCTGATGAGCCCCGTGGGAGCCTTCTGCCCGCGCGGTTGCACATGTGACGACGTGGGTCTTCGCGTGCAGTGCATCCACGCCGACCTGGATGTCATCCCGATCCTGTTTCATCCGGGGACACTCGAGCTGAATCTGAGCTACAATAGAATTAAGACAATCTTAGAAGGACTCATATTCTACGGCGAGCTTCAGTACCTAGATCTCTCGCATAACGAAGTTGTTTCCGTTGGTTCTCAGAACTTCGCGTCGCAGAGAGTGCTCAACACGCTCGTGATCGGAAATAATAAGCTTTCGAAAATTCAGAGTAGAGCTTTCCTTGGCCTTTCTAATCTCACGCACTTAGATTTGAGCGACAACTATATCGAGTCGATTGAGAACAACGCTTTTGGCGCGCTCGTAAATTTAAAAACACTTGACCTGTCAAATAACAGAATAAAGAATCTAACAGTCAATACCTTCATGAAACTGCATGGACTCAGAAGCCTGAACCTGTGCAAAAATGAACTGAGAGAAATTTCAAGTGTAGTATTTGAACCGCTTAGGGAACTTCAAGACTTAGACCTGTGTTCGAATCAGTTAATGACTATTCAAGACTTTGCCTTTATGAGCCtgaagagtctagtgaatttgaAATTAAGCAGCAACAAACTCCACTTCTTGCACGAAAAAGCTCTGAGTGGACTGGATTCCCTGAAAATTCTTAACTTGCGAGACAACGACATCCCAGCGGTTCCCAGTGACGTCCTGGCAGCCACGAGGGGCATGGAGCAGCTCGACCTGGGCATCAACCCGATCACGTCTCTGCCGTTTCGCCCGTTCAGGCACCTGGCGAGCCTCAGGAAACTGTACATATCAAGGTGCGAGAACCTCTCTGCCATCGACACCGGGGCTTTCATCGGCCTCGCCAAGCTGACAACTCTGGTCCTCAGCTTCAACCCACAATTAACGACCCTCGATCGTGACATATTCAAGCCTCTCCGCGGTCTCCGGCACTTGACGCTCAGAGGCAACGGTCTCAAGGGCTTTGATCGTTCTCTTGTTAGTCAAAATGCTCTTCAGTCTCTAGACCTGAGGGATAATAGCTTTGAGTGCAATTGTTCTCTAAAGTGGCTGCAGGAAGCGAGTTCGAATAAAACCCTCTCGCTGAAAATTGAGGAGATCTTGTGCGCTGGGCCAGAGCCACTAAAAGGGAGAAGACTTTCGGAGTTATCGGAGTATGATCTGGAGTGCTATGACAATGTGGTGGTGATGGCCTCGTGCGCCGCGGCCTTCATGACGCTGCTCCTCCTCTTCGTGGCCTTCGGGGTTCTCTACTACAAGAACTGTCGCAAGATGAAGGCGATGGTTCACGACAACTGGCCGGAGAAGATCGTGGCCACTTGGAAGGACCCCGAGTACGAGAAGCaagtggaggacgaggagtaCACCTTCCATTCCCTACGAGGCATCCAGCACATCCCAGTCACGGTCATTTGA